In the genome of Verrucomicrobiia bacterium, one region contains:
- a CDS encoding SPFH and helix-turn-helix domain-containing protein: protein MGLIDYLKTQFLEIIEWQDDSRDTISFRYPDLDKEIKNGAQLIVRESQVAQFVYLGQFGDSFGPGKHTLTTDNIPILSTLKGWKYGLHSPFKADVYFVNTRLFTGNKWGTANPIMMRDPDFGIVRARAYGTFDFHVTDVKLFLKEVAGTDDHFRLDEFADTMRSRIVSVFTDAMASAKVPVLDLASRYTELGAALLPLINPAVMSKYGIEIPSFIVENVSVPPEVEQAIDKRSSMAAIGNLNDYVKYQMAEGMGKGGEGGNLAGTAASLGAGLAMGNQMVSALNTPQTTPPAGGAGAVPPVISAGGGTPELLGTSDVARILGVSEGDVIATLEKGDIKGKKIGATWRVTKSALDEFLKS, encoded by the coding sequence ATGGGTTTAATTGATTATCTCAAAACACAATTCCTCGAAATCATCGAGTGGCAGGACGATTCCCGCGACACCATCTCCTTCCGCTATCCCGACCTGGACAAGGAAATCAAGAACGGCGCGCAACTCATCGTCCGCGAGTCGCAAGTCGCACAATTCGTGTATCTCGGCCAGTTCGGCGATTCCTTTGGCCCGGGCAAGCACACGCTGACCACCGATAACATCCCCATTCTCTCCACGCTCAAAGGCTGGAAGTATGGCCTCCACTCGCCGTTCAAAGCCGACGTCTATTTCGTCAATACGCGCCTCTTCACCGGCAACAAATGGGGAACCGCCAATCCCATCATGATGCGCGATCCCGATTTCGGCATCGTTCGCGCGCGCGCCTACGGCACATTTGATTTTCATGTCACCGATGTGAAGCTGTTCCTCAAGGAAGTCGCCGGCACGGATGACCATTTCCGTCTCGATGAATTTGCCGACACCATGCGCTCGCGCATCGTCAGCGTCTTCACCGACGCAATGGCTTCCGCCAAGGTTCCCGTACTCGACCTCGCTTCCCGCTACACTGAACTCGGCGCCGCCCTGCTCCCGCTCATTAATCCCGCCGTGATGAGCAAATACGGGATCGAGATTCCCAGCTTCATTGTTGAGAACGTCTCCGTGCCGCCCGAAGTCGAACAAGCGATTGACAAACGCAGCAGCATGGCCGCCATCGGCAACCTCAACGACTACGTCAAATATCAAATGGCCGAAGGCATGGGCAAAGGTGGCGAAGGTGGTAACCTCGCCGGAACCGCCGCCAGCCTCGGTGCCGGTCTCGCGATGGGCAATCAAATGGTCTCCGCCCTGAACACCCCACAAACCACACCGCCCGCTGGCGGCGCAGGCGCTGTTCCACCGGTTATTTCAGCAGGCGGTGGCACACCGGAATTGCTTGGCACCTCCGATGTCGCACGCATCCTCGGCGTGAGCGAAGGCGATGTGATCGCCACCCTCGAAAAAGGCGACATCAAAGGCAAAAAAATCGGCGCAACCTGGCGCGTGACAAAGTCCGCATTGGACGAGTTTTTGAAGTCGTAA
- a CDS encoding DUF3592 domain-containing protein, translating into MTIAVFIILAFTFAMAIGFGWGVIFASRRNFKQFGLKPTSLFSGVGGLCLIATFVWGLYVLHFVSVAKHAEGTVVALERHDSQDGSPTYAPTFRFRDLNAVEYTISSSAGQSPPEFSVGQKVDVLYLSSNPRHATINNYMQLWGGPTIFFVLGFIFSLAGIGAFYWPRIHDRFTKQKVVSPIQSNV; encoded by the coding sequence GTGACAATAGCTGTTTTCATAATCTTGGCCTTCACTTTCGCAATGGCGATCGGTTTTGGCTGGGGTGTAATATTTGCCTCGCGCAGAAATTTCAAGCAGTTCGGCTTAAAGCCCACATCACTTTTTTCTGGGGTTGGAGGTCTGTGTTTGATCGCGACATTTGTATGGGGATTGTATGTTCTACACTTCGTAAGCGTCGCTAAACATGCTGAAGGCACCGTAGTCGCGCTTGAGCGGCATGATTCCCAAGATGGATCGCCCACTTACGCCCCTACGTTTCGATTTCGCGATCTGAACGCGGTTGAATATACGATCTCATCTTCAGCAGGCCAGTCGCCACCCGAATTCTCTGTTGGGCAGAAGGTGGATGTTCTTTATCTTTCATCCAATCCGCGACACGCCACCATCAACAATTATATGCAACTATGGGGCGGTCCGACGATTTTCTTCGTCTTAGGTTTCATATTCTCATTGGCGGGAATCGGCGCATTTTATTGGCCGAGGATTCATGACCGGTTCACTAAACAAAAAGTTGTTTCACCCATTCAATCGAATGTCTGA
- a CDS encoding zinc ribbon domain-containing protein: MSEAIAQKKFSCPACGGEAQWNPAKKALVCPFCGTLSPAQAELTSAGTEQIVEHDLVAALRGIPDEQRGWQAKKISVKCQSCQAISVFDPERVSQRCDFCGSTALVPYEEIKEAFRPESLLPMKLSENQVRDAIRRWYGNRWFVPNKLKHAALTDTVKGLYIPYWTFDAQVHAEWTAESGYYYYTTETYTDNNGNTQTRQVQHIRWEASAGAVDHFFDDELVPASRGVQPAMLRRVEPFPTTQELVAYNSGYLSGWVVERYQIDLIAAAQQARQEMDAEMTRLCAAEVPGDTHRDLQVETDYSGQTFKHVLVPIWLLAYNYGATNYQVVINGYTGAMCGKYPKSWVKIMFAVLGGMALVGLALLIATHH; this comes from the coding sequence ATGTCTGAAGCCATAGCCCAAAAAAAATTCTCCTGCCCCGCTTGCGGTGGCGAGGCGCAATGGAATCCCGCCAAAAAAGCGCTTGTCTGCCCGTTCTGCGGCACGCTTTCGCCCGCGCAAGCGGAACTCACATCTGCCGGCACGGAGCAAATCGTCGAGCATGATCTCGTCGCGGCCTTGCGCGGCATTCCCGATGAACAACGCGGCTGGCAAGCGAAGAAAATTTCCGTCAAGTGTCAGAGTTGCCAGGCTATTTCTGTGTTCGATCCCGAACGTGTCAGCCAGCGTTGCGATTTTTGCGGATCAACCGCCTTGGTGCCGTACGAAGAAATCAAGGAGGCGTTTCGTCCCGAGAGTTTGCTTCCAATGAAGCTTAGCGAGAATCAGGTGCGCGATGCCATCCGCAGATGGTATGGCAACCGTTGGTTCGTGCCGAACAAACTCAAGCACGCCGCGCTCACCGATACCGTCAAGGGCCTTTACATCCCCTACTGGACTTTCGACGCCCAAGTTCACGCCGAGTGGACCGCCGAGAGCGGCTATTATTATTACACCACGGAAACTTACACCGACAACAATGGCAACACGCAAACCCGCCAGGTGCAGCACATCCGTTGGGAAGCCAGCGCCGGCGCCGTGGACCATTTTTTTGATGACGAACTTGTGCCCGCTTCCCGCGGCGTGCAGCCGGCCATGCTTCGCCGCGTCGAACCTTTTCCCACCACTCAGGAACTTGTCGCCTACAATTCCGGTTATCTTTCCGGTTGGGTGGTCGAGCGCTACCAGATTGACCTCATCGCCGCCGCCCAGCAGGCACGCCAGGAAATGGACGCTGAGATGACCCGCCTTTGCGCCGCCGAAGTTCCCGGCGACACGCATCGTGACCTGCAAGTTGAAACCGATTATTCGGGCCAAACTTTTAAGCACGTTCTCGTGCCTATTTGGCTGCTCGCCTACAATTATGGCGCGACAAATTACCAGGTCGTCATCAATGGCTACACCGGTGCGATGTGCGGAAAATATCCGAAGAGCTGGGTGAAAATCATGTTCGCAGTTTTAGGAGGCATGGCATTGGTTGGACTCGCGCTCCTCATCGCAACCCATCACTGA
- a CDS encoding alginate lyase family protein, translating into MKQFFSFAVWCVWFSLIPFISTAANSKTIGNATSLPRVFIMDAQQIQATRQRLRDGDTNLQPALKELERDAKKAMSAGPFSVVNKKDVPPSGDKHDYMSEAPYFWPNPDTTNGFPYIRRDGERNPARNSSDHQTLDELESSVETLSLAYYFTGKEDYAAKAVELLRVWFINPATRMNPNLEYGQSVPGVNSGRGSGLIETRGLTRVVDGIGLLEDSPALTERDRAEIKKWFTQFLKWMRESKIGRTEGKAKNNHGTYYDVQTSSFALFIGEKDLARNILRNDRDKCIPSQIEPDGRQPLELARTRSWTYSVMNLSGLMSLAALGENVKVDLWNYQTVDGRSIRKALDYLIGFSFEDKKWPDEQLGGVSRQSLYSLVRLAAHKFPHSHYAELLAKMPPVEPNSRANLLIPRAADPNLTPE; encoded by the coding sequence ATGAAGCAATTTTTTTCATTTGCAGTCTGGTGCGTCTGGTTCTCGTTGATTCCATTTATCTCGACTGCGGCGAACTCGAAGACGATTGGAAATGCGACATCGCTCCCGCGCGTTTTTATCATGGATGCGCAACAAATCCAGGCGACCCGCCAGCGGTTGCGCGATGGCGACACGAATCTTCAGCCGGCGCTTAAAGAACTCGAGCGTGATGCGAAAAAGGCGATGTCCGCCGGGCCGTTTAGCGTGGTGAATAAAAAGGATGTGCCGCCCAGCGGCGACAAGCACGACTACATGAGCGAGGCGCCGTATTTTTGGCCGAATCCTGATACGACCAACGGTTTTCCCTACATTCGTCGCGATGGGGAACGCAACCCGGCGCGAAATTCTTCCGATCATCAAACACTCGACGAATTGGAATCGAGCGTGGAGACGCTGTCGCTGGCCTATTATTTTACCGGCAAGGAAGATTACGCGGCGAAGGCGGTGGAATTGTTGCGCGTATGGTTTATTAATCCAGCCACGCGCATGAATCCGAATCTTGAATACGGCCAGTCGGTGCCCGGCGTGAACAGCGGGAGGGGCAGCGGCTTGATTGAAACGCGGGGGCTGACGCGCGTGGTGGATGGCATCGGACTGCTGGAGGATTCACCGGCGCTGACGGAACGCGACCGGGCGGAGATCAAGAAATGGTTCACGCAATTTTTGAAATGGATGCGCGAGAGCAAAATTGGGCGCACTGAAGGAAAGGCGAAGAACAATCATGGAACTTATTACGACGTGCAGACTTCGTCTTTTGCCTTGTTCATCGGTGAAAAAGATTTGGCGCGGAACATTTTGCGGAATGATCGGGACAAATGCATTCCTTCGCAGATCGAGCCGGATGGCCGGCAGCCGCTGGAACTTGCCCGCACGCGAAGTTGGACTTACAGCGTCATGAATCTCAGCGGTTTGATGTCGCTGGCGGCGCTCGGGGAAAATGTGAAGGTGGATCTATGGAATTACCAGACGGTGGACGGGCGCAGCATTCGCAAGGCGCTGGATTATCTTATCGGCTTTTCTTTTGAAGATAAGAAGTGGCCGGATGAACAACTCGGAGGCGTTTCGCGGCAGAGCTTATATTCGCTTGTGCGGCTGGCGGCGCATAAGTTTCCGCATTCACATTATGCGGAGTTGCTCGCGAAGATGCCGCCGGTCGAACCGAACAGCCGCGCGAATCTTTTGATTCCCCGGGCTGCCGATCCTAACTTGACGCCAGAATGA
- a CDS encoding ThuA domain-containing protein produces the protein MKIKLIWLCVFIALSANSIFAADATNKIKVLLITGGHPFEQEQFFKVFKDNPEITVTIAENSRTNAPAYERRDILTYNTVVLYDMPNEITDKQKAGFLSLFKRGVGLVVLHHALVSYQHWPDYERIIGGHYPESDGKSGVVTTDVGFKHGVEVPIVIVAKDHPITEGMSDFTILDEIYWGFHVGADVTPLITTTLPKSGKPLGWYRTEGKSRIVYLQLGHDHTAYDNPNYRQLVARSIRWVSRK, from the coding sequence ATGAAAATTAAACTGATCTGGCTCTGCGTCTTCATCGCGCTCAGTGCGAACTCAATTTTCGCGGCCGACGCCACAAATAAAATCAAAGTGCTCCTCATCACGGGCGGCCATCCTTTCGAGCAGGAGCAATTTTTTAAAGTCTTCAAAGACAATCCCGAGATCACCGTCACCATCGCGGAAAACTCGCGCACCAACGCGCCCGCTTACGAGCGCCGGGATATTTTGACTTACAATACGGTTGTCCTCTACGACATGCCGAACGAGATCACGGACAAGCAGAAAGCTGGTTTTCTTTCGCTGTTCAAACGCGGCGTCGGGTTGGTCGTATTGCATCACGCCCTGGTCAGCTATCAGCATTGGCCTGATTACGAACGAATCATCGGCGGGCACTATCCTGAAAGCGATGGCAAAAGTGGTGTTGTAACCACCGACGTCGGTTTTAAACATGGCGTCGAAGTGCCCATCGTCATCGTGGCGAAAGACCATCCGATCACCGAGGGCATGTCCGATTTCACCATCCTTGACGAAATTTATTGGGGCTTCCACGTCGGCGCAGATGTCACACCGTTGATCACCACGACCTTGCCCAAAAGTGGAAAGCCGCTGGGCTGGTATCGCACTGAAGGCAAATCGCGCATCGTCTATCTCCAACTCGGCCACGATCACACGGCCTATGACAACCCCAACTATCGCCAGCTTGTCGCTCGCAGCATCCGTTGGGTGTCGCGAAAATGA
- a CDS encoding TIM barrel protein, protein MIVPREGGDLRWGFSTLGCPELSLPQVARLAAEFGVSEIEVRALERRTDFPRYAEEEKLSPEAANRLLKTFRGRIVVAGSDFKLIGASKLDRAMFLSFCDWAEKWNIPYVRVFGGGTFGKPLIEADYAEAAGNVNWWREEKRKQNWRTEILLETHDAFSSSPPCVRLSAGLDEPLGVIWDSHHTWRLANESPAQSWLMLCALVKHVHFKDSIDQPSERHAFTYVLPGAGQVPIAEIMALLRRENFQGAVSLEWEKMWHAYLPDLREALTYMRTQTWFGNQDRVAVSNAVVSQASAFPGLNSPTV, encoded by the coding sequence ATGATCGTTCCACGTGAAGGCGGTGACCTGCGTTGGGGATTCTCGACGCTGGGTTGCCCTGAACTTTCATTGCCTCAAGTGGCGAGGCTGGCGGCGGAGTTCGGCGTCAGTGAAATTGAAGTGCGCGCGCTCGAAAGGCGGACGGATTTTCCGCGCTATGCCGAGGAGGAAAAGTTATCGCCGGAAGCGGCGAACCGGTTGCTCAAGACATTTCGCGGGCGTATTGTCGTTGCGGGTTCGGATTTCAAATTGATTGGCGCGTCGAAATTGGATCGGGCGATGTTCTTGTCGTTCTGCGATTGGGCGGAAAAATGGAACATACCTTACGTGCGAGTTTTTGGCGGAGGCACGTTTGGGAAGCCATTGATCGAAGCGGATTATGCCGAGGCGGCGGGCAATGTAAATTGGTGGCGGGAAGAAAAGCGGAAGCAAAATTGGCGCACCGAAATCCTACTAGAAACTCACGATGCGTTTTCGAGTTCGCCGCCCTGCGTGCGATTGTCCGCCGGGTTGGATGAGCCGCTGGGCGTCATCTGGGATTCGCATCATACCTGGCGGCTGGCGAATGAATCACCGGCGCAATCGTGGCTGATGCTGTGCGCTCTGGTGAAGCATGTGCATTTCAAAGACAGCATAGACCAGCCATCCGAGCGGCACGCGTTTACTTACGTGCTTCCGGGCGCGGGGCAGGTTCCCATCGCGGAGATCATGGCTTTGCTTCGGCGCGAAAATTTCCAAGGAGCGGTTTCGCTGGAGTGGGAAAAAATGTGGCACGCGTATTTGCCGGATTTGCGCGAGGCGTTGACTTATATGCGGACGCAAACCTGGTTTGGGAATCAGGACAGAGTTGCCGTTTCAAATGCCGTGGTCTCGCAGGCGAGCGCGTTCCCAGGATTGAACAGCCCCACCGTGTAA
- a CDS encoding hydroxyacid dehydrogenase: MSSPRSIIALTEMEVEDFFPGHLWEDLQGLLSRPTRLVMPPSQPEDWNRLWRESPPDILISGWKTPPLLGDLRVGQPGGLRYVCHTAGTVRKLVPRELITRGLLVTNWGSSISATVAEGTLMLILMALRRASSWSVAMHREGAWKNNETVTHSLLGRRVGIHGFGAISQVLASMLRPFTQTIRSFSPHVPDHLFSDCGVERVHCLEELFATSDVVIELAAAIPENHHIVTEALLRKIPAGGVFVNMGRGELVDEGALLKVAREGKLQIALDVFESEPLAQDSALRGLANVTLMPHLGGPTKERRCDSGKLALKNLEAYLRGKPMEAVVNLEVYDRST; the protein is encoded by the coding sequence GTGTCGAGCCCACGATCCATCATTGCCTTGACTGAAATGGAGGTCGAAGATTTCTTTCCCGGACATCTCTGGGAGGATTTGCAGGGATTACTTTCCCGTCCAACGCGTCTCGTCATGCCACCGTCGCAGCCGGAGGATTGGAACCGGCTGTGGCGCGAATCACCGCCGGATATTTTGATTTCAGGCTGGAAGACGCCGCCGTTACTCGGCGATTTGCGCGTGGGGCAGCCGGGCGGATTGCGCTATGTTTGCCATACTGCCGGGACGGTCCGAAAACTCGTGCCCCGGGAATTGATCACGCGCGGATTGCTAGTGACAAATTGGGGAAGTTCCATCAGCGCGACGGTCGCCGAAGGCACGTTGATGCTGATCCTGATGGCGTTGCGGCGAGCTTCTTCTTGGAGCGTTGCGATGCACCGCGAGGGCGCATGGAAAAACAATGAAACCGTTACTCATAGTTTGCTCGGACGGCGGGTGGGCATTCACGGATTCGGTGCCATTAGTCAGGTGCTGGCGTCAATGCTGCGCCCGTTTACGCAAACTATTCGATCATTTTCTCCACATGTGCCGGATCATCTATTTTCGGATTGCGGGGTTGAACGCGTTCATTGCCTGGAAGAACTTTTTGCGACGTCAGATGTTGTCATCGAATTGGCTGCGGCGATCCCGGAGAATCATCACATCGTAACCGAAGCGTTGCTGCGCAAGATTCCGGCTGGGGGAGTGTTCGTGAACATGGGGCGCGGAGAATTGGTGGATGAAGGCGCGCTGCTCAAGGTCGCGCGCGAAGGCAAATTGCAGATCGCCCTGGATGTTTTTGAATCGGAGCCGTTGGCGCAGGATTCGGCCTTGCGCGGTCTTGCGAATGTGACGCTCATGCCGCATTTGGGCGGTCCCACCAAAGAACGTCGTTGCGATTCCGGAAAACTCGCGCTCAAAAATCTGGAGGCATATTTGCGAGGCAAGCCGATGGAGGCAGTCGTCAATTTGGAGGTGTATGATCGTTCCACGTGA
- a CDS encoding LacI family DNA-binding transcriptional regulator: MKNRSISQQRIASDLGVSQALVSLVLNGKRENISEESYKRIWDYAIKMGYRPKGMQMGENSTGVASVGFILRAGLRLYTQSNFFSHVQHGLHTALQERGLNTVYLGAEDDLDEAALKRKLRRGDLYGVVVLGQVDLRFLNTIKKTHQRVVSVSASYPGLCQSVLPNEAQSAELIVSHLADLGHKHFAWLGGNKLLKQNLARRTALEDALRLRGLTLAPENTFDVTGGDRVDGRKAAAAILERKQRKNFPTAWVSLNALMARGAINFLTREGWRIPEQLSIVAVDATRVCVEEHPEITGANADSEKMGMKAAELLLQMTGTQDESLADVIMPSRLTVRESSGKAP, translated from the coding sequence ATGAAAAACCGCAGCATCTCGCAACAGCGCATTGCCAGTGATTTGGGCGTTTCCCAGGCGCTCGTTTCACTCGTGCTGAACGGCAAACGCGAAAACATCAGCGAAGAATCCTACAAGCGCATCTGGGATTACGCGATCAAGATGGGTTACCGCCCCAAAGGCATGCAGATGGGTGAGAATTCCACCGGCGTGGCGAGCGTGGGATTTATCTTGCGCGCCGGACTGCGGCTTTATACTCAATCCAATTTTTTCAGCCACGTGCAACACGGCTTGCACACCGCTTTGCAGGAACGCGGACTCAATACCGTCTATCTCGGCGCGGAGGACGATCTCGATGAGGCCGCGCTCAAACGAAAACTTCGTCGCGGCGATCTCTATGGCGTCGTCGTCCTCGGCCAGGTTGATTTGCGGTTCTTGAACACGATCAAAAAAACCCACCAGCGCGTTGTGAGTGTTTCGGCGAGCTATCCCGGCCTTTGCCAATCAGTTTTGCCGAACGAGGCGCAATCAGCGGAATTGATCGTCTCGCACCTCGCGGATTTGGGCCATAAACATTTCGCGTGGCTGGGCGGCAATAAATTATTGAAGCAAAATCTGGCGCGCCGCACCGCCCTCGAAGATGCGCTTCGCTTGCGCGGCTTGACGCTTGCGCCCGAGAATACTTTCGATGTCACCGGCGGCGATCGCGTGGATGGGCGCAAAGCCGCCGCCGCCATTTTAGAACGCAAGCAGCGCAAAAATTTCCCGACCGCCTGGGTTTCACTCAATGCTCTGATGGCCCGCGGCGCGATTAATTTTCTCACGCGCGAAGGCTGGCGCATCCCGGAGCAACTGAGCATCGTTGCCGTGGATGCCACCCGCGTGTGCGTTGAAGAACATCCCGAAATCACCGGCGCGAATGCCGACTCCGAAAAAATGGGCATGAAAGCGGCGGAACTTTTGTTGCAGATGACCGGCACGCAGGACGAAAGCCTGGCCGATGTCATCATGCCCTCGCGCCTTACCGTTCGCGAGTCATCCGGCAAAGCGCCTTGA
- a CDS encoding transporter: MLSRYDYAVIAFYFLFMLVIGWVCRRFISNTSDYFRGGGKVLWWMVGSSAFMLSFSAWTFTGAASKAYQDGFIIVTIYVGNAIGFLFNYLVFAARFRQMRVITAMQAVRKRFGPANEQFFTWLQIPLGILYAGIWLMGLSVFISAVFNQSLAATIAVTGVVVLIIAVLGGSWAVVAGDFIQMLILMPVTIIAAVFAIAQVGGVGAFFQKLPRHHLMITEGARSEILYLWIIAILIKQFIVTNTLLESSRYLSVKDTRNARMAALLGTALFLIGPLVWFIPPMVAAITHPDLHAMFPRLPNPSEGSYIAACFDFMPAGMIGLLISGIFAATMSAMDGGLNRNAGFFVKNFYQIVLRPDAKETELLFAAKITTAVFGVLVIFAASAFSNLQGTNLFSLMQNFGGWVAIPYSMPLVWGILIKRAPSWAGWSTVLIGFSTSLAGQYFFNADWVQHTFHWSALTKRETSDWSYLIGALLNVLVCSIWFLGSCAFAKSRPVEEQKRVEEFFITMKTPVHFEQEGGVASDRQQCRTLGMLCLIYGSFLALMLAIPNSLAGRLGIAFCVACMLVPGGILYFNSAKQTALNAAEASK; the protein is encoded by the coding sequence ATGCTTTCGCGCTACGATTACGCCGTCATCGCATTTTACTTTCTATTCATGCTGGTGATCGGATGGGTCTGCCGGCGGTTCATCTCCAACACCAGCGATTATTTTCGCGGCGGCGGCAAGGTCCTGTGGTGGATGGTTGGCAGTTCGGCCTTCATGCTTTCGTTCAGCGCCTGGACCTTCACCGGCGCGGCGAGCAAGGCTTACCAGGATGGCTTCATCATCGTGACGATCTATGTCGGCAACGCCATCGGTTTTCTTTTTAACTATCTCGTTTTTGCCGCGAGATTTCGGCAAATGCGCGTGATCACGGCGATGCAAGCCGTCCGCAAGCGATTCGGCCCCGCTAACGAACAGTTTTTTACCTGGCTGCAAATTCCACTGGGCATTCTTTACGCCGGGATTTGGTTGATGGGCTTATCGGTTTTTATTTCCGCCGTATTTAATCAAAGTCTTGCGGCGACGATTGCTGTCACCGGTGTCGTCGTATTAATTATCGCAGTGCTTGGCGGCTCGTGGGCAGTGGTCGCGGGAGATTTCATCCAAATGTTAATCCTGATGCCCGTCACAATCATCGCGGCCGTTTTTGCCATCGCACAAGTTGGTGGTGTCGGCGCCTTCTTTCAAAAATTGCCACGTCATCATCTGATGATCACCGAGGGCGCGCGCAGTGAGATTCTTTATCTTTGGATCATCGCGATTCTTATCAAGCAATTCATTGTGACAAATACCCTCCTGGAATCTTCCCGCTATCTCAGCGTGAAAGATACCCGCAACGCCCGCATGGCGGCGCTGCTTGGGACGGCGCTGTTTCTGATCGGCCCGCTCGTGTGGTTCATTCCGCCGATGGTCGCCGCCATCACGCATCCCGATTTGCACGCCATGTTTCCGCGTCTGCCCAATCCCTCGGAGGGTTCCTACATCGCCGCCTGTTTCGACTTTATGCCCGCCGGCATGATCGGTTTGCTTATCAGCGGAATTTTCGCGGCCACAATGTCGGCGATGGATGGCGGCCTGAATCGCAATGCCGGTTTTTTTGTTAAAAACTTTTATCAGATCGTCCTGCGCCCGGACGCGAAAGAAACCGAATTGCTTTTCGCCGCAAAAATCACGACCGCGGTTTTTGGTGTTCTAGTTATCTTTGCAGCGTCGGCATTCAGCAATTTGCAAGGCACAAATCTTTTTAGTTTGATGCAAAATTTTGGCGGCTGGGTGGCGATCCCTTATTCGATGCCGCTGGTCTGGGGAATATTAATCAAACGCGCGCCTTCGTGGGCGGGTTGGAGCACAGTCCTGATTGGGTTTTCCACATCGCTGGCCGGCCAATATTTTTTCAATGCGGATTGGGTGCAGCATACGTTTCATTGGAGCGCACTTACTAAGCGCGAAACCAGTGACTGGTCTTACTTGATTGGCGCGCTGCTAAATGTGCTCGTCTGTTCGATTTGGTTTTTGGGCAGTTGCGCCTTCGCAAAGTCCCGTCCGGTTGAAGAACAAAAACGCGTCGAAGAATTTTTTATCACGATGAAGACGCCCGTTCACTTTGAGCAGGAAGGCGGCGTGGCCAGTGACCGGCAGCAATGTCGCACGCTGGGCATGCTCTGTTTGATTTATGGAAGCTTTCTTGCGTTGATGCTCGCAATTCCGAATTCGCTGGCTGGACGCCTGGGCATCGCCTTCTGCGTCGCGTGCATGCTGGTTCCGGGAGGAATCCTCTATTTTAATTCCGCGAAGCAAACAGCTTTGAATGCCGCAGAGGCATCCAAATAA